A genome region from Macaca nemestrina isolate mMacNem1 chromosome 20, mMacNem.hap1, whole genome shotgun sequence includes the following:
- the LOC105487145 gene encoding perilipin-4 isoform X1 — protein sequence MSAPDEGRRDPPKPKGKTLGSFFGSLPGFSSARNLVANAHSSARARPATDPAGAPAAEAARPQAQAPVPTVAAHPEQTAPWTEKELQPSEKQMVSGAKDLVCSKMSRAKDAVSSGMASVVDAAKGVVQGGLDTTRSALTGTKEVVSSGVTGAVDMAKGAAQGGLDTSKAVLTGTKDTVSAGLTGAVNVAKGTVQAGVDTTKTVLTGTKDTVTTGVMGAVNLAKGTVQTGVDTSKAVLTGTKDAVSTGLTGAVNVARGTIQTGVDTSKTVLTGTKDTVCSGVTGAVNVAKGTIQTGVDTTKTVLTGTKDTVCSGVTGAMNLAKGAVQGGLDTTKSVVMGTKDTVSTGFMGAANVAKGAVQTGLNTTQNIAAGTKDTICSGVTGAMNLARGTIQTGMDTTKTVLTGTKDTVCGGVTGAMNVAKGAVQGGLDTTKSVLTGTKDAVSTGLMGTANVAKGAVQTGVDTAKTVLTGTKDTVTTGLMGAVNVAKGTVQTGVDTTKTVLTGTKNTVCSGVTGAANVAKGAVQGGLDTTKSVLTGTKDAVSTGLTGAVNMAKGTVQTGVDTTKTVLTGTKDTVCSGVTGAVNVAKGAVQGGLDTTKSVVMGTKDTVSTGLTGAANVAKGAVQTGVDTAKTVLTGTKDTVTTGLMGAVNVAKGTVQTGMDTTKTVLTGTKDTVCSGVTGAMNVAKGAIQTGMDTTKSVLTGTKDTVCSGVTGAVNVAKGAVQTGLKTTQNIATGTKNTLGSGVTGAVNVAEGAVQMGVDTAKTVLTGTKDTVTTGLMGAVNVAKGTVQTGMDTTKTVLTGTKDTVCGGVTGAANVAKAAVQGGLDTTKSVLTGTKDAVSTGLTGAVNLAKGTVQTGVDTTKTVLTGTKDTVCSGVTGAVNVAKGAVQGGLDTTKSVVMGTKDTVSTGLTGAANVAKGAVQTGVDTAKTVLTGTKDTVTTGLMGAVNVAKGTVQTGMDTTKTVLTGTKDTVCGGVTGAANVAKVAVQGGLDTTKSVLTGTKDAVSTGLTGAVNLAKGTVQTGVDTTKTVLTGTKDTVCSGVTGAVNVAKGTVQTGVDTAKAVLSGTKDAVTTGVMGAVNVAKGTMQTGVDTSKAVLTGTKDTVCSGVTGAMSMAKGAVQGGLDTTKAVLTGTKDAASAGLMGSGNVATGAIHTGLSTFQNWLPSTQATSWGGRTSSRTTDNGGEQTALSPREAPFAGVSRPPEMLSVGPEPVWEAAATTKSLATDVATFTQGAALGREDTGPLATTHSPDEAPRLAMLQNELEGLGDIFHPMNAEEQAQLAASQPGPKVLSAEQGSYFVRLGDLGPSFRQRAFEHAVSHLQHGQFQARDTLAQLQDCFKLIEEAQQAPDGQPCLDQGSGARVEDAAVQEERDAGALSRVCGLLQQLHTAYSGLASSLQGLPAELQQPVKRARRSLCELYGVVASAGSVEALPAEQLVQCHEGVHQAWQGLEQLLEGLQHNPPLSWLVGPFALPPGGQQL from the exons ATGTCTGCTCCAGACGAAGGGAGACGGGATCCCCCCAAACCCAAGGGCAAG ACCCTGGGCAGCTTCTTTGGGTCCCTGCCTGGCTTCAGCTCTGCCCGGAACCTGGTGGCCAATGCACATAGCTCGGCGAGAGCCCGGCCAGCCACTGACCCCGCAGGAGCGCCTGCCGCCGAGGCTGCCCGACCACAGGCTCAGG CCCCTGTCCCCACAGTGGCCGCCCACCCAGAGCAGACGGCCCCATGGACGGAGAAGGAGTTGCAACCTTCGGAAAAG CAAATGGTGTCCGGGGCCAAAGACCTGGTGTGTTCCAAGATGTCCAGGGCCAAGGATGCCGTCTCCTCCGGGATGGCCAGCGTGGTGGATGCGGCTAAGGGAGTGGTCCAGGGAGGCCTGGATACCACTCGGTCTGCACTCACGGGCACCAAGGAGGTGGTGTCCAGCGGGGTCACGGGGGCTGTGGACATGGCTAAGGGGGCCGCCCAAGGGGGTCTGGACACCTCGAAGGCTGTCCTCACCGGCACCAAGGACACGGTGTCCGCTGGGCTCACGGGGGCAGTGAATGTGGCCAAAGGGACCGTACAGGCCGGTGTGGACACCACCAAGACAGTGCTGACCGGCACCAAAGACACAGTGACTACTGGGGTCATGGGGGCAGTGAACTTGGCCAAAGGGACTGTCCAGACCGGCGTGGACACCTCCAAGGCTGTGCTGACTGGCACCAAAGATGCTGTGTCCACTGGGCTCACAGGGGCAGTGAATGTGGCCAGAGGAACCATTCAGACCGGTGTGGACACTAGTAAGACTGTCCTAACAGGTACCAAGGACACCGTCTGTAGTGGGGTGACTGGTGCCGTGAACGTGGCCAAAGGAACCATCCAGACCGGCGTGGACACCACCAAGACTGTCCTAACTGGTACCAAGGACACCGTCTGCAGTGGGGTGACCGGTGCCATGAACTTGGCCAAAGGGGCCGTCCAGGGGGGCCTGGACACCACCAAGTCTGTGGTCATGGGTACAAAAGACACAGTGTCCACTGGGTTCATGGGGGCAGCGAACGTGGCCAAGGGGGCCGTGCAAACTGGGCTGAATACAACCCAAAATATCGCAGCAGGTACAAAGGACACCATCTGTAGTGGGGTAACTGGTGCCATGAACTTGGCTAGAGGAACCATCCAGACAGGCATGGACACCACCAAGACGGTCCTAACAGGTACCAAGGACACTGTCTGCGGTGGGGTGACCGGTGCCATGAATGTGGCCAAAGGGGCCGTCCAGGGGGGCCTGGACACCACCAAGTCTGTCCTGACTGGCACTAAAGACGCTGTGTCCACCGGGCTCATGGGGACAGCGAACGTAGCCAAGGGAGCCGTCCAGACGGGTGTAGACACAGCCAAGACCGTGCTGACCGGCACCAAGGACACAGTGACTACCGGGCTCATGGGGGCAGTGAATGTCGCCAAAGGGACTGTCCAGACCGGCGTGGACACCACCAAGACCGTGCTGACCGGCACTAAGAATACAGTCTGCAGTGGGGTGACTGGTGCCGCGAATGTGGCCAAAGGGGCCGTCCAGGGGGGCCTGGACACCACCAAGTCTGTCCTGACTGGCACTAAAGACGCTGTGTCCACTGGGCTCACGGGGGCTGTAAACATGGCCAAAGGGACTGTCCAGACCGGCGTGGACACCACCAAGACTGTGTTAACCGGTACCAAGGACACCGTCTGCAGTGGGGTCACTGGTGCAGTGAACGTGGCCAAAGGGGCCGTCCAGGGGGGCCTGGACACCACCAAGTCTGTGGTCATGGGTACGAAAGACACAGTGTCCACCGGGCTCACGGGGGCAGCGAACGTGGCCAAGGGGGCCGTCCAGACGGGTGTAGACACAGCCAAGACCGTGCTGACCGGCACCAAGGACACAGTGACTACCGGGCTCATGGGAGCAGTGAATGTCGCCAAAGGGACCGTCCAGACTGGCATGGACACCACCAAGACTGTCCTAACCGGCACCAAGGACACCGTCTGCAGTGGGGTCACCGGTGCCATGAATGTGGCCAAAGGGGCCATCCAGACTGGCATGGACACCACCAAGTCTGTCCTGACCGGTACCAAGGACACTGTCTGCAGTGGGGTCACCGGTGCCGTGAACGTGGCCAAGGGGGCTGTGCAAACTGGACTGAAAACGACCCAAAATATCGCTACAGGTACAAAGAACACCCTTGGCAGTGGGGTGACCGGTGCCGTGAACGTGGCGGAAGGGGCCGTCCAGATGGGTGTAGACACAGCCAAGACCGTGCTGACCGGCACCAAGGACACAGTGACTACCGGGCTCATGGGGGCAGTGAATGTCGCCAAAGGGACCGTCCAGACTGGCATGGACACCACCAAGACTGTCCTAACCGGCACCAAGGACACTGTCTGCGGTGGGGTGACCGGTGCCGCGAATGTGGCCAAAGCGGCCGTCCAGGGGGGCCTGGACACCACCAAGTCTGTCCTGACTGGCACTAAAGACGCTGTGTCCACTGGGCTCACAGGGGCTGTGAACTTGGCCAAGGGGACTGTCCAGACCGGCGTGGACACCACCAAGACTGTGTTAACCGGTACCAAGGACACCGTCTGCAGTGGGGTCACTGGTGCCGTGAACGTGGCCAAAGGGGCCGTCCAGGGGGGCCTGGACACCACCAAGTCTGTGGTCATGGGTACGAAAGACACAGTGTCCACCGGGCTCACGGGGGCAGCGAACGTGGCCAAGGGGGCCGTCCAGACGGGTGTAGACACAGCCAAGACCGTGCTGACCGGCACCAAGGACACAGTGACTACCGGGCTCATGGGGGCAGTGAATGTCGCCAAAGGGACCGTCCAGACTGGCATGGACACCACCAAGACTGTCCTAACCGGCACCAAGGACACTGTCTGCGGTGGGGTGACCGGTGCCGCGAATGTGGCCAAAGTGGCCGTCCAGGGTGGCCTGGACACCACCAAGTCTGTCCTGACTGGCACTAAAGACGCTGTGTCCACTGGGCTCACAGGGGCTGTGAACTTGGCCAAGGGGACTGTCCAGACCGGCGTGGACACCACCAAGACTGTGTTAACCGGTACCAAGGACACCGTCTGCAGTGGAGTCACTGGTGCTGTGAATGTGGCCAAAGGGACCGTTCAGAcaggtgtggacacagccaaGGCGGTGCTGAGTGGCACTAAAGATGCAGTGACTACTGGAGTCATGGGGGCAGTGAATGTGGCCAAAGGAACCATGCAGACTGGCGTGGACACCTCCAAGGCTGTGCTAACGGGTACCAAGGACACCGTCTGCAGTGGGGTGACCGGTGCCATGAGCATGGCCAAAGGGGCCGTCCAGGGGGGCCTGGACACCACCAAGGCAGTGCTGACCGGAACCAAAGATGCAGCGTCTGCTGGGCTCATGGGGTCAGGGAACGTGGCAACAGGGGCCATCCACACTGGCCTCAGCACCTTCCAGAATTGGTTACCTAGTACCCAGGCCACCTCCTGGGGTGGACGTACCAGTTCCAGGACCACAGACAATGGTGGGGAGCAGACTGCCCTGAGCCCCCGAGAGGCCCCGTTTGCTGGTGTCTCCAGGCCCCCAGAGATGCTCAGCGTAGGCCCGGAGCCTGTCTGGGAAGCTGCAGCCACAACCAAGAGCCTTGCGACTGACGTGGCCACGTTCACCCAAGGGGCCGCCCTGGGCAGGGAGGACACAGGGCCTTtggccaccacacacagccccgACGAAGCCCCACGCTTGGCGATGCTGCAGAATGAGTTGGAGGGACTGGGGGACATCTTCCACCCCATGAATGCAGAGGAGCAAG CTCAGCTGGCTGCCTCCCAGCCCGGGCCGAAGGTGCTGTCGGCGGAGCAGGGGAGCTACTTCGTTCGTTTAGGTGACCTGGGTCCCAGCTTCCGCCAGCGGGCATTTGAACACGCGGTGAGCCACCTGCAGCACGGCCAGTTCCAAGCCAGAGATACTCTGGCCCAGCTCCAGGATTGCTTCAAGCTG ATTGAAGAGGCCCAGCAGGCTCCAGACGGGCAGCCGTGTCTGGACCAGGGCTCAGGTGCCCGTGTGGAGGATGCTGCTGTCCAGGAG GAGCGGGACGCCGGGGCTCTGTCCAGGGTCTGCggccttctccagcagctgcacACGGCCTACAGTGGCCTGGCCTCCAGCCTCCAGGGCCTGCCCGCCGAGCTCCAGCAGCCGGTGAAGCGGGCGCGGCGCAGCCTCTGTGAGCTCTATGGTGTCGTGGCCTCGGCCGGCTCTGTAGAGGCGCTGCCCGCAGAGCAGCTGGTGCAGTGCCACGAGGGTGTGCACCAGGCGTGGCAGGGGCTAGAGCAGCTGCTGGAGGGCCTACAGCACAATCCCCCGCTCAGCTGGCTGGTAGGACCCTTCGCCTTGCCCCCCGGCGGGCAGCAGCTGTAG
- the LOC105487145 gene encoding perilipin-4 isoform X2, with product MSAPDEGRRDPPKPKGKTLGSFFGSLPGFSSARNLVANAHSSARARPATDPAGAPAAEAARPQAQVAAHPEQTAPWTEKELQPSEKQMVSGAKDLVCSKMSRAKDAVSSGMASVVDAAKGVVQGGLDTTRSALTGTKEVVSSGVTGAVDMAKGAAQGGLDTSKAVLTGTKDTVSAGLTGAVNVAKGTVQAGVDTTKTVLTGTKDTVTTGVMGAVNLAKGTVQTGVDTSKAVLTGTKDAVSTGLTGAVNVARGTIQTGVDTSKTVLTGTKDTVCSGVTGAVNVAKGTIQTGVDTTKTVLTGTKDTVCSGVTGAMNLAKGAVQGGLDTTKSVVMGTKDTVSTGFMGAANVAKGAVQTGLNTTQNIAAGTKDTICSGVTGAMNLARGTIQTGMDTTKTVLTGTKDTVCGGVTGAMNVAKGAVQGGLDTTKSVLTGTKDAVSTGLMGTANVAKGAVQTGVDTAKTVLTGTKDTVTTGLMGAVNVAKGTVQTGVDTTKTVLTGTKNTVCSGVTGAANVAKGAVQGGLDTTKSVLTGTKDAVSTGLTGAVNMAKGTVQTGVDTTKTVLTGTKDTVCSGVTGAVNVAKGAVQGGLDTTKSVVMGTKDTVSTGLTGAANVAKGAVQTGVDTAKTVLTGTKDTVTTGLMGAVNVAKGTVQTGMDTTKTVLTGTKDTVCSGVTGAMNVAKGAIQTGMDTTKSVLTGTKDTVCSGVTGAVNVAKGAVQTGLKTTQNIATGTKNTLGSGVTGAVNVAEGAVQMGVDTAKTVLTGTKDTVTTGLMGAVNVAKGTVQTGMDTTKTVLTGTKDTVCGGVTGAANVAKAAVQGGLDTTKSVLTGTKDAVSTGLTGAVNLAKGTVQTGVDTTKTVLTGTKDTVCSGVTGAVNVAKGAVQGGLDTTKSVVMGTKDTVSTGLTGAANVAKGAVQTGVDTAKTVLTGTKDTVTTGLMGAVNVAKGTVQTGMDTTKTVLTGTKDTVCGGVTGAANVAKVAVQGGLDTTKSVLTGTKDAVSTGLTGAVNLAKGTVQTGVDTTKTVLTGTKDTVCSGVTGAVNVAKGTVQTGVDTAKAVLSGTKDAVTTGVMGAVNVAKGTMQTGVDTSKAVLTGTKDTVCSGVTGAMSMAKGAVQGGLDTTKAVLTGTKDAASAGLMGSGNVATGAIHTGLSTFQNWLPSTQATSWGGRTSSRTTDNGGEQTALSPREAPFAGVSRPPEMLSVGPEPVWEAAATTKSLATDVATFTQGAALGREDTGPLATTHSPDEAPRLAMLQNELEGLGDIFHPMNAEEQAQLAASQPGPKVLSAEQGSYFVRLGDLGPSFRQRAFEHAVSHLQHGQFQARDTLAQLQDCFKLIEEAQQAPDGQPCLDQGSGARVEDAAVQEERDAGALSRVCGLLQQLHTAYSGLASSLQGLPAELQQPVKRARRSLCELYGVVASAGSVEALPAEQLVQCHEGVHQAWQGLEQLLEGLQHNPPLSWLVGPFALPPGGQQL from the exons ATGTCTGCTCCAGACGAAGGGAGACGGGATCCCCCCAAACCCAAGGGCAAG ACCCTGGGCAGCTTCTTTGGGTCCCTGCCTGGCTTCAGCTCTGCCCGGAACCTGGTGGCCAATGCACATAGCTCGGCGAGAGCCCGGCCAGCCACTGACCCCGCAGGAGCGCCTGCCGCCGAGGCTGCCCGACCACAGGCTCAGG TGGCCGCCCACCCAGAGCAGACGGCCCCATGGACGGAGAAGGAGTTGCAACCTTCGGAAAAG CAAATGGTGTCCGGGGCCAAAGACCTGGTGTGTTCCAAGATGTCCAGGGCCAAGGATGCCGTCTCCTCCGGGATGGCCAGCGTGGTGGATGCGGCTAAGGGAGTGGTCCAGGGAGGCCTGGATACCACTCGGTCTGCACTCACGGGCACCAAGGAGGTGGTGTCCAGCGGGGTCACGGGGGCTGTGGACATGGCTAAGGGGGCCGCCCAAGGGGGTCTGGACACCTCGAAGGCTGTCCTCACCGGCACCAAGGACACGGTGTCCGCTGGGCTCACGGGGGCAGTGAATGTGGCCAAAGGGACCGTACAGGCCGGTGTGGACACCACCAAGACAGTGCTGACCGGCACCAAAGACACAGTGACTACTGGGGTCATGGGGGCAGTGAACTTGGCCAAAGGGACTGTCCAGACCGGCGTGGACACCTCCAAGGCTGTGCTGACTGGCACCAAAGATGCTGTGTCCACTGGGCTCACAGGGGCAGTGAATGTGGCCAGAGGAACCATTCAGACCGGTGTGGACACTAGTAAGACTGTCCTAACAGGTACCAAGGACACCGTCTGTAGTGGGGTGACTGGTGCCGTGAACGTGGCCAAAGGAACCATCCAGACCGGCGTGGACACCACCAAGACTGTCCTAACTGGTACCAAGGACACCGTCTGCAGTGGGGTGACCGGTGCCATGAACTTGGCCAAAGGGGCCGTCCAGGGGGGCCTGGACACCACCAAGTCTGTGGTCATGGGTACAAAAGACACAGTGTCCACTGGGTTCATGGGGGCAGCGAACGTGGCCAAGGGGGCCGTGCAAACTGGGCTGAATACAACCCAAAATATCGCAGCAGGTACAAAGGACACCATCTGTAGTGGGGTAACTGGTGCCATGAACTTGGCTAGAGGAACCATCCAGACAGGCATGGACACCACCAAGACGGTCCTAACAGGTACCAAGGACACTGTCTGCGGTGGGGTGACCGGTGCCATGAATGTGGCCAAAGGGGCCGTCCAGGGGGGCCTGGACACCACCAAGTCTGTCCTGACTGGCACTAAAGACGCTGTGTCCACCGGGCTCATGGGGACAGCGAACGTAGCCAAGGGAGCCGTCCAGACGGGTGTAGACACAGCCAAGACCGTGCTGACCGGCACCAAGGACACAGTGACTACCGGGCTCATGGGGGCAGTGAATGTCGCCAAAGGGACTGTCCAGACCGGCGTGGACACCACCAAGACCGTGCTGACCGGCACTAAGAATACAGTCTGCAGTGGGGTGACTGGTGCCGCGAATGTGGCCAAAGGGGCCGTCCAGGGGGGCCTGGACACCACCAAGTCTGTCCTGACTGGCACTAAAGACGCTGTGTCCACTGGGCTCACGGGGGCTGTAAACATGGCCAAAGGGACTGTCCAGACCGGCGTGGACACCACCAAGACTGTGTTAACCGGTACCAAGGACACCGTCTGCAGTGGGGTCACTGGTGCAGTGAACGTGGCCAAAGGGGCCGTCCAGGGGGGCCTGGACACCACCAAGTCTGTGGTCATGGGTACGAAAGACACAGTGTCCACCGGGCTCACGGGGGCAGCGAACGTGGCCAAGGGGGCCGTCCAGACGGGTGTAGACACAGCCAAGACCGTGCTGACCGGCACCAAGGACACAGTGACTACCGGGCTCATGGGAGCAGTGAATGTCGCCAAAGGGACCGTCCAGACTGGCATGGACACCACCAAGACTGTCCTAACCGGCACCAAGGACACCGTCTGCAGTGGGGTCACCGGTGCCATGAATGTGGCCAAAGGGGCCATCCAGACTGGCATGGACACCACCAAGTCTGTCCTGACCGGTACCAAGGACACTGTCTGCAGTGGGGTCACCGGTGCCGTGAACGTGGCCAAGGGGGCTGTGCAAACTGGACTGAAAACGACCCAAAATATCGCTACAGGTACAAAGAACACCCTTGGCAGTGGGGTGACCGGTGCCGTGAACGTGGCGGAAGGGGCCGTCCAGATGGGTGTAGACACAGCCAAGACCGTGCTGACCGGCACCAAGGACACAGTGACTACCGGGCTCATGGGGGCAGTGAATGTCGCCAAAGGGACCGTCCAGACTGGCATGGACACCACCAAGACTGTCCTAACCGGCACCAAGGACACTGTCTGCGGTGGGGTGACCGGTGCCGCGAATGTGGCCAAAGCGGCCGTCCAGGGGGGCCTGGACACCACCAAGTCTGTCCTGACTGGCACTAAAGACGCTGTGTCCACTGGGCTCACAGGGGCTGTGAACTTGGCCAAGGGGACTGTCCAGACCGGCGTGGACACCACCAAGACTGTGTTAACCGGTACCAAGGACACCGTCTGCAGTGGGGTCACTGGTGCCGTGAACGTGGCCAAAGGGGCCGTCCAGGGGGGCCTGGACACCACCAAGTCTGTGGTCATGGGTACGAAAGACACAGTGTCCACCGGGCTCACGGGGGCAGCGAACGTGGCCAAGGGGGCCGTCCAGACGGGTGTAGACACAGCCAAGACCGTGCTGACCGGCACCAAGGACACAGTGACTACCGGGCTCATGGGGGCAGTGAATGTCGCCAAAGGGACCGTCCAGACTGGCATGGACACCACCAAGACTGTCCTAACCGGCACCAAGGACACTGTCTGCGGTGGGGTGACCGGTGCCGCGAATGTGGCCAAAGTGGCCGTCCAGGGTGGCCTGGACACCACCAAGTCTGTCCTGACTGGCACTAAAGACGCTGTGTCCACTGGGCTCACAGGGGCTGTGAACTTGGCCAAGGGGACTGTCCAGACCGGCGTGGACACCACCAAGACTGTGTTAACCGGTACCAAGGACACCGTCTGCAGTGGAGTCACTGGTGCTGTGAATGTGGCCAAAGGGACCGTTCAGAcaggtgtggacacagccaaGGCGGTGCTGAGTGGCACTAAAGATGCAGTGACTACTGGAGTCATGGGGGCAGTGAATGTGGCCAAAGGAACCATGCAGACTGGCGTGGACACCTCCAAGGCTGTGCTAACGGGTACCAAGGACACCGTCTGCAGTGGGGTGACCGGTGCCATGAGCATGGCCAAAGGGGCCGTCCAGGGGGGCCTGGACACCACCAAGGCAGTGCTGACCGGAACCAAAGATGCAGCGTCTGCTGGGCTCATGGGGTCAGGGAACGTGGCAACAGGGGCCATCCACACTGGCCTCAGCACCTTCCAGAATTGGTTACCTAGTACCCAGGCCACCTCCTGGGGTGGACGTACCAGTTCCAGGACCACAGACAATGGTGGGGAGCAGACTGCCCTGAGCCCCCGAGAGGCCCCGTTTGCTGGTGTCTCCAGGCCCCCAGAGATGCTCAGCGTAGGCCCGGAGCCTGTCTGGGAAGCTGCAGCCACAACCAAGAGCCTTGCGACTGACGTGGCCACGTTCACCCAAGGGGCCGCCCTGGGCAGGGAGGACACAGGGCCTTtggccaccacacacagccccgACGAAGCCCCACGCTTGGCGATGCTGCAGAATGAGTTGGAGGGACTGGGGGACATCTTCCACCCCATGAATGCAGAGGAGCAAG CTCAGCTGGCTGCCTCCCAGCCCGGGCCGAAGGTGCTGTCGGCGGAGCAGGGGAGCTACTTCGTTCGTTTAGGTGACCTGGGTCCCAGCTTCCGCCAGCGGGCATTTGAACACGCGGTGAGCCACCTGCAGCACGGCCAGTTCCAAGCCAGAGATACTCTGGCCCAGCTCCAGGATTGCTTCAAGCTG ATTGAAGAGGCCCAGCAGGCTCCAGACGGGCAGCCGTGTCTGGACCAGGGCTCAGGTGCCCGTGTGGAGGATGCTGCTGTCCAGGAG GAGCGGGACGCCGGGGCTCTGTCCAGGGTCTGCggccttctccagcagctgcacACGGCCTACAGTGGCCTGGCCTCCAGCCTCCAGGGCCTGCCCGCCGAGCTCCAGCAGCCGGTGAAGCGGGCGCGGCGCAGCCTCTGTGAGCTCTATGGTGTCGTGGCCTCGGCCGGCTCTGTAGAGGCGCTGCCCGCAGAGCAGCTGGTGCAGTGCCACGAGGGTGTGCACCAGGCGTGGCAGGGGCTAGAGCAGCTGCTGGAGGGCCTACAGCACAATCCCCCGCTCAGCTGGCTGGTAGGACCCTTCGCCTTGCCCCCCGGCGGGCAGCAGCTGTAG